A stretch of Streptomyces vietnamensis DNA encodes these proteins:
- a CDS encoding helix-turn-helix domain-containing protein, whose product MSDLDQLTQSLARNLKRWRKERGFTLDALAARAGVSRGMIIQIEQARTNPSVGTTVKLADALGVSITTLLDYEQGPQVRLVPPGQAVRMWSTSTGSHTTLLVGTEARGPLELWSWTLMPGDGSASDPHPDGTVELLHVTAGTLTLVVDGEDHPLPAGTSAVFEANVAHTYRNDGDEPAEMTMAVSIPPVR is encoded by the coding sequence GTGTCGGACCTCGACCAGCTCACGCAGTCGCTCGCCCGGAACCTGAAGCGCTGGCGCAAGGAGCGGGGATTCACCCTGGACGCGCTCGCCGCCCGGGCGGGCGTCAGCCGCGGAATGATCATCCAGATCGAGCAGGCCCGGACCAACCCCAGCGTCGGCACCACCGTGAAGCTGGCCGACGCCCTCGGCGTCTCCATCACGACCCTCCTCGACTACGAGCAGGGCCCCCAGGTCCGGCTCGTCCCGCCCGGCCAGGCCGTCCGCATGTGGTCCACCTCCACCGGCAGCCACACCACCCTCCTGGTCGGCACCGAGGCCCGCGGCCCGCTGGAGCTCTGGTCCTGGACCCTCATGCCGGGCGACGGCAGCGCCTCCGACCCGCACCCGGACGGCACGGTCGAACTCCTCCACGTCACCGCGGGGACGCTCACCCTGGTCGTGGACGGCGAGGACCATCCGCTGCCCGCCGGCACCTCCGCCGTCTTCGAGGCCAACGTCGCGCACACCTACCGCAACGACGGCGACGAGCCGGCCGAGATGACGATGGCCGTCTCCATCCCGCCAGTGCGCTGA
- a CDS encoding DMT family transporter — protein sequence MTALFALATSLLWGLADFGGGLLTRRIPALTVVVVSQTLAVLVLGTIVLATGAWTEAGPQLWYAVGAGVVGPAAMLAFYKALALGPMGVVSPLGSLGVVVPVSIGLLVGDRPGLLQFAGIAVAILGVVLAGGPELRGAPVQRQAVLLTLVAAFGFGSVMTLIAEASTTVTGLFLALFVQRVTNVLVGGGALYASVRRGGRALPEGGPGVVRAALPALAFVGLADVAANGTYAIAAQQGPVTVAAVLASLYPVITALAARGVLKERLRAVQAAGAGLALVGTVLLATG from the coding sequence ATGACCGCCCTGTTCGCCCTGGCCACCAGCCTGCTGTGGGGCCTCGCCGACTTCGGGGGAGGGCTCCTCACCCGGCGGATCCCCGCCCTCACCGTCGTCGTGGTCTCCCAGACCCTCGCGGTCCTCGTCCTCGGCACGATCGTCCTCGCGACCGGCGCCTGGACCGAGGCGGGGCCCCAGCTCTGGTACGCGGTCGGGGCGGGCGTCGTCGGCCCGGCGGCCATGCTCGCCTTCTACAAGGCGCTCGCGCTCGGCCCGATGGGCGTCGTCTCCCCGCTCGGCTCCCTCGGCGTCGTCGTCCCCGTCTCCATCGGCCTCCTCGTCGGCGACCGGCCGGGACTGCTCCAGTTCGCCGGGATCGCGGTGGCGATCCTCGGCGTGGTGCTCGCGGGCGGACCGGAGCTGCGCGGGGCGCCCGTCCAGCGCCAGGCGGTCCTGCTGACCCTGGTCGCGGCCTTCGGCTTCGGCTCGGTGATGACGCTCATCGCCGAGGCGTCCACGACCGTGACGGGCCTGTTCCTCGCCCTGTTCGTCCAGCGCGTCACCAACGTCCTGGTCGGCGGCGGAGCCCTGTACGCCTCGGTGAGGCGCGGCGGCCGCGCGCTCCCCGAGGGCGGCCCCGGGGTCGTCCGCGCCGCGCTTCCGGCCCTCGCCTTCGTGGGCCTCGCGGACGTCGCCGCCAACGGCACGTACGCGATCGCCGCCCAGCAGGGCCCGGTCACCGTCGCGGCCGTCCTCGCCAGCCTCTACCCGGTGATCACGGCCCTCGCGGCCCGTGGCGTCCTCAAGGAGCGGCTGCGTGCCGTCCAGGCGGCGGGCGCGGGCCTCGCCCTGGTGGGCACGGTCCTCCTGGCGACGGGGTGA
- a CDS encoding DedA family protein, whose amino-acid sequence MHVQEWLETIPAVAVYVLVAVVIGVESLGIPLPGEIVLVSSALLASQHGDINPYVLGACATAGAIVGDSIGYAIGRKGGRPLLAKLGRRFPKHFSEANIGLAENSFQKWGMWAVFFGRFIALLRIFAGPLAGVLQMPYWKFLIANVLGGILWAGGTTAVIYTVGVVAEAWLKRFSWLGLVLAVLIGIVSMLVVKNRAKKAAAQRAEAAEQEPVPVAD is encoded by the coding sequence GTGCACGTCCAGGAATGGCTGGAGACGATCCCCGCGGTCGCCGTCTACGTCCTCGTGGCGGTGGTGATCGGGGTGGAGAGCCTGGGCATCCCGCTGCCTGGCGAGATCGTGCTCGTCAGCTCGGCGCTGCTCGCCTCGCAGCACGGCGACATCAATCCGTACGTCCTCGGCGCCTGCGCCACCGCCGGCGCGATCGTCGGCGACTCGATCGGCTACGCGATCGGCCGCAAGGGCGGACGGCCGCTCCTCGCCAAGCTGGGCCGGAGGTTCCCCAAGCACTTCAGCGAGGCCAACATCGGGCTCGCCGAGAACTCCTTCCAGAAGTGGGGCATGTGGGCGGTCTTCTTCGGCCGCTTCATCGCCCTCCTCCGCATCTTCGCGGGGCCGCTCGCGGGCGTGCTGCAGATGCCGTACTGGAAGTTCCTCATCGCCAACGTCCTCGGCGGCATCCTGTGGGCGGGCGGCACCACGGCCGTCATCTACACGGTCGGCGTCGTCGCCGAGGCCTGGCTCAAGCGCTTCTCCTGGCTGGGCCTCGTCCTCGCCGTGCTGATCGGCATCGTCTCGATGCTGGTGGTCAAGAACCGCGCCAAGAAGGCGGCGGCGCAGCGGGCCGAGGCCGCGGAGCAGGAGCCGGTCCCGGTGGCGGACTGA
- a CDS encoding MFS transporter, which produces MTTPAASPSPRRAPSRSRRPEWAGRNYLLLTAATIVTNLGTHGALIATTWAVFESGGDAGDVGLVAMARFAPLVLFLLIGGAVADRLPRHRVMVAANALNCVSQAAFAVLVLSGEARIWQMMALTALCGTGQAFFNPAAEGMLMSSVSGEQASRAFAVFRMAMHGAAIGGAALGGALVAFVGPGWVLAIDAVAFAVAGGLRAFLDVSGIPDRAPGGGLFSDLREGWQEFVGRPWLWSIVAQFSVVVGLIGAVESVYGPLVARDELGGSRPWGIALAAYGAGTVAGAVLMTRWKPRRMLFVGTLCVFPIALPSAALAVPLDAAGLTAAMFVSGVAIEVFGVSWMTTMHQEIPEEKLSRVSAYDWFGSTALLPLSTALAGPAESAFGRSEALWGAAALMVLVTALVLFVPDVRNLTRRPHTKEVAGGTAQGAQGAQEGASADAEGALRGNG; this is translated from the coding sequence GTGACCACACCCGCCGCCTCCCCCTCCCCCCGCCGGGCCCCGTCCCGCTCCCGCCGCCCCGAGTGGGCCGGCCGCAACTACCTCCTGCTCACCGCCGCCACGATCGTGACCAACCTCGGCACGCACGGCGCGCTGATCGCCACGACCTGGGCGGTCTTCGAGTCCGGGGGCGACGCGGGCGACGTGGGTCTCGTGGCCATGGCGCGGTTCGCGCCGCTGGTCCTCTTCCTGCTCATCGGCGGCGCGGTGGCCGACCGGCTGCCCCGGCACCGGGTGATGGTCGCGGCCAACGCCCTCAACTGCGTCTCGCAGGCCGCCTTCGCCGTCCTCGTGCTCTCCGGCGAGGCCCGCATCTGGCAGATGATGGCGCTCACCGCGCTCTGCGGCACCGGTCAGGCCTTCTTCAACCCGGCGGCCGAGGGCATGCTCATGTCCAGCGTCAGCGGGGAACAGGCGAGCCGCGCCTTCGCCGTCTTCCGCATGGCGATGCACGGTGCCGCCATCGGCGGTGCCGCGCTCGGCGGCGCACTCGTCGCCTTCGTCGGACCGGGCTGGGTCCTCGCGATCGACGCCGTCGCCTTCGCCGTCGCGGGCGGTCTGCGGGCCTTCCTCGACGTCAGCGGCATCCCGGACCGCGCTCCCGGCGGCGGGCTCTTCTCGGATCTGCGGGAAGGCTGGCAGGAGTTCGTCGGCCGGCCCTGGCTGTGGTCGATCGTCGCCCAGTTCTCGGTGGTCGTGGGACTGATCGGCGCGGTCGAGTCGGTGTACGGACCGCTGGTCGCCCGGGACGAACTGGGCGGCTCGCGCCCCTGGGGCATCGCGCTCGCCGCGTACGGGGCGGGGACGGTCGCGGGCGCCGTCCTGATGACCCGGTGGAAGCCGCGCCGGATGCTGTTCGTCGGGACCCTGTGCGTGTTCCCGATCGCGCTGCCCTCGGCGGCGCTCGCCGTGCCGCTGGACGCGGCGGGCCTGACGGCGGCGATGTTCGTCAGCGGGGTGGCGATCGAGGTCTTCGGCGTCTCGTGGATGACGACCATGCACCAGGAGATCCCGGAGGAGAAGCTGTCCCGGGTCTCCGCCTACGACTGGTTCGGCTCGACGGCGCTGCTGCCGCTGTCCACGGCCCTCGCGGGCCCGGCGGAGAGCGCGTTCGGCCGGAGCGAGGCGCTGTGGGGCGCGGCGGCGCTGATGGTGCTCGTCACCGCGCTCGTCCTCTTCGTGCCGGACGTACGGAACCTGACGCGGCGTCCGCACACGAAGGAGGTCGCGGGCGGGACGGCCCAGGGCGCCCAGGGCGCTCAGGAGGGTGCCTCAGCCGATGCCGAAGGCGCCCTCCGGGGGAACGGGTGA
- a CDS encoding spermidine synthase: protein MNEHIPVIREVDHGTARLMPDVDRERAWLLTVDGAPQSYVDLDDPAYLEFEYARRLAHVVDGAAEPGAPLDVLHLGGGALSLPRYVAVTRPGSRQDVVEADRGLLALVEEFLPLPEGSGTTVHGADARAWLEAAPDASADLIVGDVFGGSRVPAHLTSVEYAREVRRVLRPGGLYAANLADGAPFPFLRSQLATFATVFPELALVAEPAVLRGRRFGNAVLVASAREIDIARLARRAAADAFPARVEHGETLARFTGGAEPVLDAGAVPSPVPPEGAFGIG, encoded by the coding sequence GTGAACGAGCACATCCCCGTCATCCGCGAGGTCGACCACGGCACCGCGCGTCTCATGCCCGATGTGGACCGGGAGCGTGCCTGGCTGCTGACCGTCGACGGCGCGCCCCAGTCCTACGTCGACCTGGACGACCCGGCGTACCTGGAATTCGAGTACGCGCGGCGCCTCGCGCACGTCGTCGACGGCGCCGCCGAGCCCGGCGCGCCCCTCGACGTCCTGCACCTGGGCGGCGGGGCGCTCTCGCTGCCCCGGTACGTCGCCGTCACCCGGCCCGGCTCGCGGCAGGACGTCGTCGAGGCCGACCGGGGGCTGCTCGCCCTCGTCGAGGAGTTCCTCCCGCTGCCCGAGGGCTCGGGGACCACCGTGCACGGGGCGGACGCCCGGGCCTGGCTGGAGGCGGCACCGGACGCCTCGGCCGATCTGATCGTCGGCGACGTCTTCGGCGGCTCGCGCGTGCCCGCGCACCTCACCTCCGTCGAGTACGCGCGCGAGGTCCGGCGCGTGCTGCGGCCCGGTGGGCTCTACGCGGCCAACCTGGCCGACGGGGCGCCCTTCCCGTTCCTCCGCTCCCAGCTCGCCACCTTCGCCACCGTCTTCCCGGAGCTCGCGCTCGTCGCGGAGCCCGCCGTGCTGCGCGGCCGCCGCTTCGGGAACGCGGTCCTGGTCGCCTCCGCCCGCGAGATCGACATCGCCCGTCTCGCGCGCCGTGCGGCGGCCGACGCCTTCCCCGCGCGCGTGGAGCACGGGGAGACGCTCGCCCGGTTCACCGGCGGCGCGGAACCGGTCCTCGACGCCGGGGCCGTACCGTCACCCGTTCCCCCGGAGGGCGCCTTCGGCATCGGCTGA
- a CDS encoding acyltransferase produces MPRNRNTFSSLAAWRRRVLARAVQGGWRWVQQAGSVTAEHPGKLRFRRLGAGTRLAFPQGTVFGEPWIEIGECCIIAEQVTLTAGMLPDLDLGKDTVLTLGDGVVLGRGSHVIADAKVTIGSDTYCGPYVYITSTNHSYDDPDEPVGRQWPRSEPVSIGPGCWLGTGAVILPGARLGRNVVVAAGAVVRGEVPDHSVVAGAPAKVVRSWTPETGWQPPLRTPAPTPIPEHVTPEQLAALAVWEAQRAGSSESVPS; encoded by the coding sequence GTGCCCAGGAACAGAAACACGTTCTCATCCCTCGCCGCCTGGCGGCGCCGGGTCCTCGCCCGTGCCGTGCAGGGCGGCTGGCGCTGGGTGCAGCAGGCCGGCTCCGTCACCGCCGAGCACCCCGGGAAGCTGCGGTTCCGCCGCCTCGGCGCGGGCACCCGGCTCGCCTTCCCGCAGGGCACGGTCTTCGGCGAGCCGTGGATCGAGATCGGCGAGTGCTGCATCATCGCCGAGCAGGTCACGCTGACGGCGGGGATGCTGCCGGACCTCGACCTCGGGAAGGACACGGTCCTGACCCTCGGCGACGGCGTCGTCCTCGGCCGGGGCAGCCACGTCATCGCCGACGCGAAGGTGACGATCGGCTCGGACACGTACTGCGGTCCGTACGTCTACATCACCTCGACCAACCACAGTTACGACGACCCGGACGAGCCCGTCGGCCGCCAGTGGCCCCGCTCCGAACCGGTCTCCATCGGCCCCGGCTGCTGGCTGGGCACGGGCGCGGTGATCCTCCCCGGCGCGCGGCTCGGCCGGAACGTCGTCGTCGCGGCGGGCGCGGTGGTGCGCGGGGAGGTCCCGGACCACTCGGTCGTGGCGGGCGCCCCGGCGAAGGTCGTCCGCAGCTGGACCCCGGAGACCGGCTGGCAGCCCCCGCTCCGTACCCCCGCCCCCACCCCGATACCGGAACACGTCACCCCGGAGCAGCTCGCGGCGCTCGCGGTGTGGGAGGCCCAGCGCGCGGGAAGCTCCGAGTCCGTCCCGTCGTGA
- a CDS encoding gamma carbonic anhydrase family protein, giving the protein MTEALIKGVGGKEPQIDPTAFTAPTSVVLGEVTLGARASIWYHAVLRADCGPIAIGEDSNIQDNCTVHVDPGFPVSIGDRVTVGHNATVHGCTIEDDVLVGMGATVLNGARIGAGSLVAAQALVPQGMEIPPGSLVAGVPAKVRRPLTEEEKAGIQLNAEMYLLLAKGHAEAFEE; this is encoded by the coding sequence ATGACAGAGGCGTTGATCAAGGGAGTGGGCGGCAAGGAGCCGCAGATCGATCCGACCGCCTTCACCGCCCCGACCTCCGTGGTGCTCGGCGAGGTCACGCTCGGCGCCCGCGCCAGCATCTGGTACCACGCGGTCCTGCGGGCGGACTGCGGTCCGATCGCGATCGGCGAGGACTCCAACATCCAGGACAACTGCACCGTCCACGTCGACCCCGGCTTCCCCGTCTCGATCGGCGACCGGGTCACCGTCGGCCACAACGCGACCGTGCACGGCTGCACCATCGAGGACGACGTGCTCGTCGGGATGGGCGCGACCGTCCTCAACGGGGCCCGGATCGGCGCGGGCTCGCTCGTCGCCGCCCAGGCGCTCGTCCCGCAGGGGATGGAGATCCCGCCGGGCTCGCTGGTCGCCGGCGTCCCCGCCAAGGTGCGCCGCCCGCTGACCGAGGAGGAGAAGGCGGGCATCCAGCTGAACGCCGAGATGTACCTGCTGCTCGCCAAGGGCCACGCCGAGGCCTTCGAGGAGTAA
- a CDS encoding DUF4442 domain-containing protein, translating to MSADQMSVGEMLAATVPMAGTLNLEFLETTAERAVVRLPDQPAYHNHVGGPHAGAMFTLAESASGAIVLAAFGDQLSRAVPLAVKAEIGYKKLAMGVVTATATLGRPAAEVVAELDAGQRPEFPVRIDITREDGAVTGEMTVLWTLRPNDLGK from the coding sequence ATGAGCGCAGACCAGATGTCCGTCGGCGAGATGCTCGCCGCCACGGTCCCCATGGCCGGAACCCTCAACCTGGAGTTCCTGGAGACCACCGCCGAGCGCGCCGTCGTGCGCCTCCCGGACCAGCCCGCCTACCACAACCACGTCGGCGGCCCGCACGCCGGAGCGATGTTCACCCTGGCCGAGTCCGCCAGCGGCGCCATCGTGCTCGCCGCCTTCGGCGACCAGCTGAGCCGCGCGGTCCCGCTCGCCGTCAAGGCCGAGATCGGCTACAAGAAGCTGGCCATGGGCGTCGTCACCGCCACCGCCACCCTCGGCCGCCCCGCCGCCGAGGTCGTCGCCGAACTCGACGCCGGACAGCGGCCGGAGTTCCCGGTGCGGATCGACATCACCCGCGAGGACGGCGCCGTGACCGGCGAGATGACGGTGCTGTGGACGCTCAGGCCCAACGACCTGGGAAAGTGA
- a CDS encoding YbaK/EbsC family protein: MRAPIGDFDDARPAPDCLDLLTGPVAAAVRAWTGPVPADRLVYVDTDPAIADTAVFVEHYGPALLDESANCVVVAGRRGEMTTLAACLVKSATRVDVNGVVRKHLGARKASFAPMDTATGETGMEYGGITPIGLPADWPLLVDAAVVDTEWVLVGSGRRRGKLIVPGKAFAQLPGAVVLEGLGVPVG; this comes from the coding sequence ATGCGCGCACCCATCGGAGACTTCGACGACGCCCGGCCCGCCCCCGACTGCCTCGACCTGCTGACCGGCCCCGTCGCGGCCGCCGTCCGCGCCTGGACGGGTCCCGTCCCGGCCGACCGGCTGGTGTACGTGGACACCGACCCGGCCATCGCCGACACGGCCGTCTTCGTGGAGCACTACGGGCCCGCGCTCCTCGACGAGTCCGCCAACTGCGTGGTCGTCGCGGGCAGGCGCGGCGAGATGACGACCCTCGCCGCGTGCCTCGTGAAGTCGGCGACCCGGGTCGACGTCAACGGCGTCGTCCGCAAGCACCTCGGCGCCCGCAAGGCCTCGTTCGCGCCGATGGACACCGCGACCGGCGAGACGGGCATGGAGTACGGCGGGATCACCCCCATCGGCCTCCCCGCCGACTGGCCCCTCCTCGTCGACGCCGCCGTCGTCGACACCGAGTGGGTCCTCGTCGGCAGCGGCCGCCGCCGCGGCAAGCTCATCGTCCCCGGCAAGGCCTTCGCCCAACTCCCCGGCGCCGTCGTCCTGGAGGGCCTCGGCGTCCCCGTCGGCTGA